The DNA segment CTGCAAGTGAGCTTAGAGCATATAAAGTATTATTTGTTAAAACTGTAATTAAAAACATAGATATTGTTAAAATTGAAAAAAGAGTAAAGGCTACTATTTCAAACATTTTTCATCCTAATAAGATAGTGGAGTTTTTTTGATTTTTTTATCAGCATCTTTTGAAACGCTTCCAAAACCATCATACTCTATTTGCCATTTTAAACTATTTTTAGGAGTTAAAATATCTTCTTTTAGAGTAAAATGAGCTCTTTGTTCACTAGCATTTTCATATCTTTGTCCATGAACAATTGCTAATTCAGGGCAAACTTCTGCACAATATCCACAAAAAATACATCTTCCCATGTTTATTGTGTACTCTAGAACTTCTTTTCTTGAATTTTCATCAATTCTTGTATCCATTTTTATACATTTTGAGATACATATTTTTTCGCAAAGTCCACAACCAATGCATCTTTCATTTTCAGACTCCAAAAGTCTTAGAAGTTTATGAACTGCTCTATATCTTGGACTCAAGGGAAGTTTTTCTTTTGGATAGTGTACAGTTGCACTTTCATTTTTAAATAGAGTTCTATAAAATATTCCAATAGTTATTTTAAGACCAACAAGAAGTTCACCTTTAAGTGATCTTTTTATAATTTGCTTGAAAATATCCCAATTTGACTTAGGATAATCATCTTCTACTACAATTTTGTAATTTTTTTCATTCATCATAATTTCCTAAAACATAAGGGCAAAGCCCGTTATCAAAATATTTAAAAATGCTAAAGGCATTAAAATTTTCCAGCAAAGCCACATTAATTGATCTGGTCTAATATGTGGCCAAGTTGCTCTTGTCCATAAAAATACAAAAATTAAAAGCATAACTTTTAAAACTATTGCAATTCCTCCTGGAATAATCCAAAGAGGATTAAATCCACCTAGAAAAATTAAAGCAATTAAGAAAGATATAGTATATAAATTTGCATATTCTCCTATAAAAAACATACCCCATCTAAGTCCTGAATACTCTGTTGCATATCCTGCGACCAATTCAGCTTCATGCTCTAGTAAATCAAAAGGAGTTCTATTTGTTTGTGCAAATCCAGAAATTACGAACA comes from the Aliarcobacter cibarius genome and includes:
- the nuoI gene encoding NADH-quinone oxidoreductase subunit NuoI; its protein translation is MNEKNYKIVVEDDYPKSNWDIFKQIIKRSLKGELLVGLKITIGIFYRTLFKNESATVHYPKEKLPLSPRYRAVHKLLRLLESENERCIGCGLCEKICISKCIKMDTRIDENSRKEVLEYTINMGRCIFCGYCAEVCPELAIVHGQRYENASEQRAHFTLKEDILTPKNSLKWQIEYDGFGSVSKDADKKIKKTPLSY